In Gammaproteobacteria bacterium, one genomic interval encodes:
- a CDS encoding acyloxyacyl hydrolase — MRLKQCAYFVILIMLIFPPHTFGFPHYGGRLSAILLGKEPAQIQGYQLMVYYDPGSLAWDKLSLYFDGGFSHFYVDNIAHYADIQIYSAAPVLRYAFLDTTHITTFLEASIGLAYLNHTRLKNRNLGIHFAFQDRLGVGALIGPQKRINIGLHAVHYSNAHLSSHNSGLTALLVFDIGYQFNS, encoded by the coding sequence ATGAGATTGAAACAGTGCGCCTACTTCGTCATTTTAATCATGTTGATTTTTCCCCCGCATACTTTTGGTTTTCCCCACTATGGCGGTAGACTTTCTGCCATTCTTCTAGGTAAAGAGCCTGCCCAAATTCAAGGCTATCAACTTATGGTTTACTATGATCCAGGATCACTAGCATGGGATAAGTTGTCACTTTATTTCGATGGCGGGTTCTCCCACTTTTATGTAGACAACATAGCTCATTACGCAGACATTCAAATCTATTCTGCAGCGCCTGTACTACGCTATGCTTTTCTGGACACCACTCACATTACTACTTTTTTAGAAGCGAGTATCGGACTTGCTTATCTTAACCACACCCGACTCAAAAATCGTAATTTAGGGATCCATTTTGCTTTTCAGGATCGGCTTGGAGTCGGCGCTTTAATTGGCCCTCAAAAACGAATCAACATCGGGCTTCATGCGGTACATTACTCGAATGCGCATTTATCCAGCCATAATTCCGGTTTAACTGCGCTTTTAGTATTTGATATTGGATATCAATTTAATTCTTAA
- the mrdA gene encoding penicillin-binding protein 2, with amino-acid sequence MRKRIPIKNHQQEIQLTAKRTMLALFTIFIFLVILTIRLYYLQVYKHVVYSTLSTKNRLELVPVEPTRGLIYDRYGVLLAENIPVFSLDVFPYQIKHFPKTLDALAKIIKLTDNDLNQFKRQLKQHRRFDEIPLKLRLTDDEVARFVENQHRFPGVMIKARLLRHYPFGNNFSHVVGYVGRINTQELNEIDATNYSASHYIGKLGIEKFYEAALHGHVGYEEVENDASGKPIRVLKEIKGAPGTNLYLTLDSHLQFVAEKALPGRGAIVALQPQTGQVLAMVSKPGFDPNLFVVGISQKDYQELKDSPERPLYDRTLRGLYPIASTIKPYLALQGLDTGIINANSTVNDQGVFQLHDHSHVFHDWLRQGHGKISLGRALAVSCNVYFYELAAKMGIQSMDNILERFGFGSLTGIDLEGEIPGVLASPAWKIKAKGHAWYEGDTILSGIGHGYMQATPLQLAYATATLANRGDRRPPYLLLGEQLSGQSYRVRKRLAEKRIGLNDESNWDYVISAMTNVITHREGSAFRFGRSPYTIAAKTGTGQVTKRRIAEERDQQENLPEKLRDNHLFIAFSPVENPVLALAIITENSNTAIETARIIFDFYSACSRESTKASHSLSSSVTITMGLNTKCQSIAENKIAAIKHL; translated from the coding sequence ATGCGTAAAAGAATTCCCATTAAAAATCATCAACAAGAAATCCAGTTGACTGCAAAACGCACGATGCTGGCTTTATTTACTATTTTCATTTTCCTGGTTATTCTCACCATACGACTTTATTACTTACAAGTTTATAAACATGTTGTCTACAGTACGCTCTCCACAAAAAATCGTTTAGAACTTGTTCCTGTTGAACCAACGCGAGGCTTAATTTACGATCGTTATGGGGTACTCCTTGCGGAAAATATTCCTGTTTTCAGTTTAGATGTGTTTCCATACCAAATTAAACATTTCCCTAAAACACTGGACGCCTTGGCGAAGATCATTAAGCTCACGGACAATGATCTCAATCAATTCAAACGCCAATTAAAACAACACCGTCGTTTTGACGAAATCCCCTTAAAATTACGCCTAACTGATGATGAAGTGGCGCGTTTTGTTGAAAATCAACACCGGTTCCCCGGGGTCATGATTAAAGCGCGATTACTCAGGCATTATCCTTTTGGTAACAATTTTAGCCATGTGGTGGGTTATGTGGGTCGTATTAATACCCAGGAACTCAATGAAATCGATGCAACAAATTATAGTGCTAGCCACTATATTGGAAAATTGGGTATAGAAAAATTTTATGAAGCAGCCCTTCATGGCCATGTGGGCTATGAAGAAGTAGAAAATGATGCAAGTGGTAAGCCTATTCGGGTCTTAAAAGAAATAAAAGGTGCACCCGGAACCAATCTCTACCTCACCTTAGACAGTCACTTACAATTTGTCGCGGAAAAAGCGCTTCCCGGTCGCGGCGCGATCGTGGCACTCCAACCTCAAACCGGGCAGGTTCTTGCTATGGTTAGCAAACCTGGATTTGATCCCAATTTATTTGTCGTAGGAATTAGCCAGAAGGATTATCAAGAGTTAAAAGATTCGCCTGAACGACCTTTATATGACCGAACTTTGCGCGGTCTGTATCCTATTGCTTCGACGATTAAACCGTATCTCGCCTTGCAAGGCTTAGATACGGGCATTATCAACGCTAACTCCACAGTCAATGATCAAGGTGTATTTCAATTACATGACCATTCGCATGTTTTCCATGACTGGTTACGGCAAGGTCATGGAAAAATTAGTCTTGGCCGAGCATTAGCAGTTTCTTGTAACGTTTATTTTTATGAATTAGCTGCCAAAATGGGTATTCAGTCCATGGATAATATTCTTGAGCGATTTGGGTTTGGATCACTCACTGGAATTGATTTAGAGGGTGAAATCCCAGGCGTGTTAGCTTCGCCTGCATGGAAGATTAAAGCCAAGGGACATGCGTGGTATGAAGGAGACACAATTTTGTCTGGCATTGGCCATGGTTACATGCAGGCAACCCCTCTCCAGCTCGCCTATGCAACTGCCACGCTTGCCAATCGAGGCGACCGTCGTCCGCCCTACTTGCTCCTTGGCGAGCAATTATCTGGTCAAAGCTACAGGGTGCGTAAGCGACTAGCTGAGAAACGAATTGGATTAAACGATGAATCTAACTGGGATTACGTCATTAGCGCCATGACGAATGTCATTACCCATCGCGAAGGGAGTGCATTTCGCTTTGGACGTTCTCCTTACACCATTGCTGCTAAAACGGGCACGGGGCAAGTAACCAAAAGACGCATTGCGGAAGAACGCGATCAGCAAGAAAACCTTCCAGAAAAATTACGCGACAATCACTTATTTATTGCCTTTTCTCCCGTCGAAAACCCCGTGCTTGCTCTCGCTATTATTACTGAAAATAGTAATACAGCGATTGAAACTGCGCGCATCATTTTTGATTTTTATTCAGCTTGCTCACGAGAAAGCACAAAAGCTAGTCATTCACTAAGTAGCAGTGTCACAATAACCATGGGCCTTAATACTAAGTGCCAAAGTATTGCCGAAAATAAAATCGCAGCAATTAAGCACCTTTAG